Part of the Xylanivirga thermophila genome is shown below.
GCACTGTTTTCAACACATACTCCATTCCAACGCAAAAATGGAGAGGAGAAGGTTATTTCTTTTGCAAGGGTTATAAAGGAATTTAATGATGATAAACCTCTTGGAGTGTTGCTTATAGATTTGAATTTGAACAAGTTTCGGGAAATATGCAAAAATGTTAATTTTATTGAACAACCAGATAATAGAAATTATATAATAATTGATGATGAAGGGAAGGTAGTATATAGTTCGGCTGATTTTGCACTATCTGAAAAATTGGATATAGAAGATAGATTCTTAAAAAATATTTTAAAGTATTCAAGTGGGGATTTAATAGGAAATATAGGGGGAGAAAAATCTTATATGACATATGTATCTTCTCCATATACTGGATGGAATGTGATAATGTACACTACATATAAGGAACTTATTAAATCATCTGTTATAATAGCAAAGTTTATCATAATAATAGCTATATTTGTAGTAGTATTGGTATTTATTACAGTAGCGAATATAGCAGAAAAATGGTCCCAACCCATAATTGAATTGAGTAATGCAGTAGAGTGTGTAGAGAAAGGAGATTTTGATTTTGAACTAAAATGTAAAAACTATGCATATGATGATGAAATAAAAAAATTGATATTGGGATTCAAAAATATGGTGGATGGATTACAAACTTTGATAAAGAGGACAAATCAGTTGAAGGTAAAACAAAAACAAGCAGAGCTGGAGGCACTCCAAAAGCAGATAAATCCCCATTTTCTATATAACACATTACAATCCATACAGATGAAGGCTGTAATACAAGGTCAAGAGGAAATATCAGATATGATAGGTACATTAGGGGAATTATTTAAGCTAAATACCAAAAAAAGTGGGAATATAGTATTACTAGGCCACGAGATAAAGCATGTAGAATTATACATAGAGATTCAAAAAATGAGATATGGGGAAAAATTTCACTATATTGAGCAGATAGATCCTCAGACACTAGATTTATATACTATAAGATTTATATTGCAGCCTATTGTAGAGAATGCAATATCTCATGGCATCGAGAAAAAAATAGAAGGAGGCTATGTAAAACTAAAGGTATATCTCCACAATGGATACCTGTTTGTTTTAGTTGAGGATAATGGTGTAGGGATAGCTCAAGAAATGCTAGATAAGATTAACTTTGCATTAACAAAAGGTGATTATGATAAGGACAGTGAACATATGGGGGTAAAAAATGTTAACGATAGAATTAAATTATACTTTGGTGACAATTATGGAATAAAAATAGAGAGCGAGAAAAATGTTGGCACAAAAGTATATATAAAATTACCTATAATAAAAAATAAGGAAGATATAAAGATAGAGAGCTTTTTAGATTAAAGACTGTGAAAATTTGATGTGAAATTTTCAGCAAAATTATGACTAGTTTGCAACCCATTCTTCGGTATTATATAATAAGGGAGACATATGGGAAAGGAGATTACATATGAGACTATATATAATTCGTCATGCAGATCCAGATTATGAACATAATACCATTACTCCCGCCGGCCACTTAGAGGCCAAGGCCCTTGCAAAGCGACTTAAAAAAGAAGGTATAAACAAGATATATTCATCCCCCATGGGGCGGGCCCTTGATACTATGAAATATACCAAGGAGCTTATTGGTCTTGATTACAATATCGAAGAATGGACTGAAGAGATATGGGATAGGCTTAAGATGGATGATACACCATGGGGTACAATAGCAGCATGGGATATTCCAGGTGAAGTCATTCGAAAGGATGGCATTGTTCCATCATACGATATGTGGACTAACATTCCATATCTGAAGGAAAAGGATAATGAAATTGAAGATACTTTGAAAATGATAAGTGAAAATTCAGATGAGTTTTTACGAAGACAGGGATATGTACGCAAGGGTGGCAAATATGCCTGTTATAAACCGAATAGGGACAGGGTTGCAGTGTTTTGCCATGGAGGTTTTGGACTGACCTGGATAGGACATTTACTAAGCATACCATTGCCCCTCATATGGTCAGGATTCTGGCTCCCGCCAAGTTCCGTTACTACCATATTATTCGATGAGCGCTCCAAAGAATGGGCAGTTCCCCGATGTATCGGGCTAGGGGATGTTTCCCATCTATATGAAGCAGGATTGCCCGTAAGGCCAAGGGGTATACTGGAGAACTTTGATTGAATAAAATAATTGTTTAAAAAGCCTAATAATATTGTAATATATACCAAAGCAAGATGGCACCTATTTAGATATAGTAAGATTATCTGTATGACAATACAGATAATCTTACTTTGTTTTATATTAACTGTTCAGAAACGGCAATCGGTTTATTTTGAATTAAAATATAAAAGTTTTGTATGTAGGAGGCAGATGAATTTGAAATGGGAAGCAAAATGGATTTGGGATAATAGTGGACCGCATCCCCGGAATTATTATGTATGTTTTAGAAAGAATATCAATATTGATGAATATGTAACACGAGCGGATTTAGCTATATGCGCAGACAGTAGATATGTTCTATATGTGAATGGGCATCATATTGGAAGGGGACCAGTGAGGAGCTGGCCATTTAGGCAGTCTTATGATACATATGATATTGCCAATTTGCTGCATAGGGGGAAAAATGTTATAGCAGTGTTGGTAATGCACTTTGGGGTTTCTAATTTTCAATATATTGAAGGTAGGGGCGGCCTATTGGCACAAGCAAGACTTGTTGAAGGTGGAAAAGAGAGGCTTATTAAAACGGATAGCAGCTGG
Proteins encoded:
- a CDS encoding cache domain-containing sensor histidine kinase, translated to MCFNTINSHLFKFSIRKRLFIIMILIAIVPMALIGCFSYVFTSTQAKNEFRTSSMIMLRQISQNIDQYLYQTELITKMALRDERVKDALKYDKSDTKMQRLRKNNEIEQFMSNMNMIVEGISGIYIFTDYKIFSKYCDYAAVDYNYINVFKNDSWYRETVDNGGAMALFSTHTPFQRKNGEEKVISFARVIKEFNDDKPLGVLLIDLNLNKFREICKNVNFIEQPDNRNYIIIDDEGKVVYSSADFALSEKLDIEDRFLKNILKYSSGDLIGNIGGEKSYMTYVSSPYTGWNVIMYTTYKELIKSSVIIAKFIIIIAIFVVVLVFITVANIAEKWSQPIIELSNAVECVEKGDFDFELKCKNYAYDDEIKKLILGFKNMVDGLQTLIKRTNQLKVKQKQAELEALQKQINPHFLYNTLQSIQMKAVIQGQEEISDMIGTLGELFKLNTKKSGNIVLLGHEIKHVELYIEIQKMRYGEKFHYIEQIDPQTLDLYTIRFILQPIVENAISHGIEKKIEGGYVKLKVYLHNGYLFVLVEDNGVGIAQEMLDKINFALTKGDYDKDSEHMGVKNVNDRIKLYFGDNYGIKIESEKNVGTKVYIKLPIIKNKEDIKIESFLD
- a CDS encoding histidine phosphatase family protein translates to MRLYIIRHADPDYEHNTITPAGHLEAKALAKRLKKEGINKIYSSPMGRALDTMKYTKELIGLDYNIEEWTEEIWDRLKMDDTPWGTIAAWDIPGEVIRKDGIVPSYDMWTNIPYLKEKDNEIEDTLKMISENSDEFLRRQGYVRKGGKYACYKPNRDRVAVFCHGGFGLTWIGHLLSIPLPLIWSGFWLPPSSVTTILFDERSKEWAVPRCIGLGDVSHLYEAGLPVRPRGILENFD